In Triticum urartu cultivar G1812 chromosome 6, Tu2.1, whole genome shotgun sequence, the following proteins share a genomic window:
- the LOC125515348 gene encoding bidirectional sugar transporter SWEET13-like — MGGLSMEHPWAFAFGLLGNVISFSSLLAPIPTFYRIFKSKSTEGFQSVPYVVALFSAMLWIFYALVKTGEGLLISINAAGCVIETVYIVMYLVYAPRKAKIFTAKIVVLLNITGFGLIFLLTLFAFHGETRVVSLGWICVGFSVCVFVAPLSIIGRVIKTKSVEYMPFTLSLTLTLSAIVWFLYGLLIKDKYVALPNILGFTFGVIQMVLYVFYMNKTPVASEVKEGKEAWKAPAEDHVVVINVGKTDKGSCAEVRPVTEMASAVDVPRRCAAEAAAAPGVDFARSVDVV; from the exons ATGGGTGGCCTATCCATGGAGCACCCTTGGGCATTCGCCTTCGGCCTACTAG GCAACGTGATCTCTTTCTCAAGCCTCCTGGCCCCGAT ACCAACATTCTACCGGATCTTCAAGAGCAAATCCACGGAGGGGTTCCAGTCGGTGCCCTACGTCGTGGCCCTGTTCAGCGCGATGCTGTGGATCTTCTACGCACTGGTCAAGACCGGTGAGGGCCTCCTCATCAGCATCAACGCTGCCGGCTGCGTCATCGAGACCGTCTACATCGTCATGTACCTCGTGTACGCCCCTAGGAAGGCCAAGATTTTCACAGCAAAGATCGTTGTCCTCCTCAACATCACCGGCTtcgggctcatcttcctcctcacCCTCTTCGCCTTCCACGGTGAGACACGCGTCGTCTCACTCGGCTGGATCTGCGTCGGCTTCTCCGTCTGCGTCTTCGTTGCCCCACTCAGCATCATC GGACGAGTCATCAAGACCAAGAGTGTGGAGTACATGCCCTTCACGCTCTCCCTCACGCTCACCCTCAGCGCAATCGTCTGGTTCCTCTACGGCCTGCTCATCAAGGACAAATACGTCGCG CTCCCAAACATCCTTGGCTTCACCTTCGGGGTGATCCAGATGGTCCTCTACGTGTTCTACATGAACAAGACGCCGGTGGCAAGCGAGGTCAAGGAGGGGAAAGAGGCATGGAAGGCGCCCGCAGAGGACCACGTCGTCGTGATCAACGTCGGCAAGACGGACAAGGGCTCGTGCGCCGAGGTGCGCCCGGTCACCGAGATGGCCAGCGCCGTCGACGTCCCCAGGAGATGCGCTgctgaggcggcggcggcgccgggggTGGACTTTGCCCGTTCTGTCGACGTGGTCTAG